TGCCGGCGCAGGTCGGTGCCGTCGGGCAGCGTCGAGTACAGATTGCCGACGCCCTCGTGGTCGGAGAGGAACGCGATGCGCCCGGCGACGAACATCGGGCAGTCCAGATGGCCGGGCAGATCGGCCAGCAGCCGTTCGCCGTGCAGCCACAGCCGGCCCATGGCGCCGCCCCGGTACCGCTTCCAGGCGGCCGGTTCGTGCGGCGGCTTTCCGGTGAGGAGCAGGCTGCGCCGCTCGCCCGCGACGTCGCCGATCGCGATGTCGGCGACGGGGCCCCAGGGGAGCTTCCCGCCGGGGGAGCCGTCGGTGGGGACGCTGTAGGCCCAGGAGTAGTACGAGAACGGCTGGCCGTGCGAGGAGACGGCGAGGATCTGCGAGGTGCCGTCCTCGCCCGGCGGCGCCCAGCCGCAGACCCGGGCGTCGGTCGACCCCCAGTAGGTCAGGCGCCGGGCCGGCCCGCCGTCCACCGGTGCCAGATGGATCTCCGGATCGAGGCTGCGCCAGCTCGTGTAGGCGATCCGCGTGCCGTCGGGCGAGAAGCGCGGGTGCCCCACTCTGGTGCGGTCGACGGTCACCCGCCAGGCGCGGTCGGGGCGGTGCTCGGCCGTCGGGAGGGGCGCGACCCAGAGGTCGTCCTCGGCGACGAAGCACAGCAAGTCGTCGTGCAGGTGCGGATGGCGGAGATACGCGACGTCGTCACTCACCCCCCAATGCTTTCCGTGCGGGAGGGGCGCGGCAACTTCTGGGACGAGCCGGGTTGGCCGGATGTGTTCGCAAGGACAGGGGTGTGGTCGAGCCCACAAACGAAACGTTGCCGTTTCGATGGCGACCGGGCTATCTTCGTACTGTACGAAACCGTTTCGTTCGACTCATCGAGTCCGTTCGGCTCATCGATTCCTCGACGGGAGGTCGACCGTGGCAGCACGCAGCAGGCTCACGCCGGAGCGCGAGAGCGAGCTGTACGAAGCCGTGCTCGACCTGCTGCGCGAGGTCGGCTACGACGCCCTCACCATGGACGCCGTCGCCGGTCGCACCCGTTCCAGCAAGGCCACGCTCTACCGCCAGTGGGGAAGCAAGCCGGAGCTGGTCGTACGGGCCCTGCGTCACAGCAAACCCGCCGAGGCCGACCGGATCGACACCGGCTCGCTGCGCGGGGACCTCCACGCCATGGTGTCCCTCGCCGACGACTGTCAGATGGAACGGGACTCCGCGCTGATGCGGGGCCTGGCCCATGCCGTACACACCCATCCCGATCTCCTCCTGGCGCTGCGCGAACTGCTCGTCGAGTCCGAGATCAACGGGCTCGGCGCGTTCCTGCGCCGGGCCGCGGAACGGGGCGAGATCAGCGCGGACCATCCCGCGGTGGCGTTCGTCCCCCACATGCTGGTCGGCGCGTTCGTCGCCCGGCAGCTCATCGAGGACCGGCCGGTCGACCAGGCGTTCCTCCATGAGTACCTCGACGCCGTGATCCTCCCCGCCCTCGGCGTCTGACCCCTCCCCGCAGCACCCCGCCGGACCTCCCCGGGCCGCTCGCCCAACTCCGGGGTTCCCCCGCAGTACCCAGTACCTGACGCGTGTCGCTCTCGCGCCGTCGGTCGGCTCCCCATGCCCTGATCCACCCCCAGACCGGGAGTACGCCTCATGGCCACGTTCCTCTACCGGCTCGGACGGTTCGCCTTCCGACGCCGAAATCTCGTCGCTCTCGTATGGGTGGCGCTGCTGGCCCTGGCCGG
Above is a window of Streptomyces sp. NBC_01498 DNA encoding:
- a CDS encoding TetR/AcrR family transcriptional regulator; the encoded protein is MAARSRLTPERESELYEAVLDLLREVGYDALTMDAVAGRTRSSKATLYRQWGSKPELVVRALRHSKPAEADRIDTGSLRGDLHAMVSLADDCQMERDSALMRGLAHAVHTHPDLLLALRELLVESEINGLGAFLRRAAERGEISADHPAVAFVPHMLVGAFVARQLIEDRPVDQAFLHEYLDAVILPALGV